The genome window GTCCACCCCCTCCGCCTCCAGGAGCTGCTTGACGCGGGGGAAGAGCGTCATGTGCGCGCCGGAGAGGATGGACATCGCCACCACGTCCACGTCTTCCTGGATGGCGGCGCTCACCACCATCTCGGGCGTCTGGTGGAGCCCGGTGTAGATGACCTCCATCCCCGCGTCGCGCAGGGCGGCGGCGATCACCTTGGCGCCGCGGTCGTGGCCGTCCAGTCCGGGCTTGGCGACCAGCACCCGGATCTTGCGTTCAGGCATCGTGTTACGGATCTGAGAAAGGTGCGCTTTGCCCGCGGGCGGAAGTCCGGGAAGATAGTGCCGGGGCGCGGGTTGCGGCAAGCGAACGGGGGAATGGGGAATCGGGAATGGTTGGCACGGTTGTATGCACTGCCGGCTCCGCGCAGATCCGGTAGGGGCGCGATTCATCGCCCCCGTGCCCAACACCGCACCGCCGCCCGCTGTTACGCACCACGCACCACACCCGTAGGGGCAGACCTGCGTGTCTGCCCACCGCCCGCCCCGCCTCGACCCCCGCCACACGCATCGAATCCCGTAGGGGCCGCCCCACGTGGCTGCCCGTGCATTCCTCCCAGCGAGGAGCCGTGTTCCTCGTCGCCTGTCCCCGCCGTTCCCCGTTCCCCCGTAGTTACCGGCGCGCAATGCAGATCAGATCCTCGCTCGTATGGACGAACGGCGCCAGCTCCCAGTCTCCGTACCACTCGACGGGGGTGAGGCCGGCGGCGCGGAGGAGGACCGACCATTCGGTGGCGCTGCGAATGCGGAGCTCGTGGAACTTCTCGCCCGATTTTCCACCCCGGCGCCAGCGCGTCCACTCGCGGCTCACCCCGTCGACGGCGTCGAACTCGCGCTCTACCCAGACGGTGGTGCCGTCCTCCGCTTCCCACCAGTCGCGCTCCGTGTAGCCGCCAACGGCGTGGTCGCGGTGCATCGTCTCCAGCACGAAGAAGCCGCCCGGGCGCAGCGCATCGTGCGCGCCGCGTAGGACGCGCAGGTCCTCCTCGTCGGAGAGGAAGTAGCCCAGGGAGGAGAAGAGGGAAAGGACAGCGTGGAAGCGTCCGCGGAAGGGGATCTCGCGCATGTCGCCGCGCAGCCAGTCGACCGCGACGCGGGCCTGATCGGCGCGGGCGCGGGCGCGGCGAAGGAGCGGCTCGGAGAGGTCCATCCCCGTGACGCGGAACCCCGCCTCGGCCAGGGCGACGGAGTGGCGGCCCCATCCGCACGCCACGTCCAGGATCTCGGCGCCGGGCTCCAGCGGCACCATCTCGCGGATGCCGGCGACCTCGCGGGCGGTGCGCTCGGGGGTGAGGAAGTCGCGGTACAGGTCGATGAAGGTCTCGTCGAAGTACCCCTCCCACCAGCGGTCCTGGCTAGCCGGCACGGCCCAGCCGCTCCGGAAGCTCGTGGATGCCGCGGATGCGGTCGCCGTGCTCCTCGGTGAAGCGGCCCAGCGGATCGATCAGAAAGGTGTGCATCCCCACGTTGCGCGCGCCCACGACGTCGATCTCGTAGATGTCGCCCACGTACGCCGCCTCGTGCGGCTCCACCCGCATCCGCTCCAGCCCCATGTGGAAGATGCGCGGGTCCGGCTTCTCGACACCCACCAGCCCGGAGTCGATCACGAACTCGAAGTGCGGGCGCAGGCCCAGCGACTCCAGCAGCGCCTCCACCCGGCCGTCGGCGTTGGAGATGACGCCCAGGCGGTAGCCCATGCGCCGCAGCTCCTCCAGCGTCTCGATGGTGTTCTCGCGAACGCGGCTCCACAGGTTGCGTTCCGCGTGGCGCGCAAAGAGCCGCTCCGCGACCGGGGGGAAGTGCGCGTCCTCCACGCCCAGCGTGCGAAAGATCGCGGCGAAGTAGACCTCGCCGCGCTTCCGGTCGTCGCCCGCGGTGCCAGAGCGCACCATCTCGTCCAGGACGAGCTTGGCCTCGTACTCGGCGGCGAGGATGTCGTCCTCGC of Longimicrobium sp. contains these proteins:
- a CDS encoding methyltransferase domain-containing protein, yielding MPASQDRWWEGYFDETFIDLYRDFLTPERTAREVAGIREMVPLEPGAEILDVACGWGRHSVALAEAGFRVTGMDLSEPLLRRARARADQARVAVDWLRGDMREIPFRGRFHAVLSLFSSLGYFLSDEEDLRVLRGAHDALRPGGFFVLETMHRDHAVGGYTERDWWEAEDGTTVWVEREFDAVDGVSREWTRWRRGGKSGEKFHELRIRSATEWSVLLRAAGLTPVEWYGDWELAPFVHTSEDLICIARR
- a CDS encoding HAD-IA family hydrolase; amino-acid sequence: MKAIIFDAGNTLVWLDHPFLVQVLAEAGITASEDDILAAEYEAKLVLDEMVRSGTAGDDRKRGEVYFAAIFRTLGVEDAHFPPVAERLFARHAERNLWSRVRENTIETLEELRRMGYRLGVISNADGRVEALLESLGLRPHFEFVIDSGLVGVEKPDPRIFHMGLERMRVEPHEAAYVGDIYEIDVVGARNVGMHTFLIDPLGRFTEEHGDRIRGIHELPERLGRAG
- a CDS encoding cobalamin B12-binding domain-containing protein, which encodes MPERKIRVLVAKPGLDGHDRGAKVIAAALRDAGMEVIYTGLHQTPEMVVSAAIQEDVDVVAMSILSGAHMTLFPRVKQLLEAEGVDHVLLTGGGIIPEEDMRALEVQGIGRLFGPGTPTTAAVEYIRDWYAQHGRDRETAEA